A window of Mycolicibacterium holsaticum DSM 44478 = JCM 12374 genomic DNA:
ACCTGGCCCGAGCCGCCGGCGACGCCCGTATCGCGCTGGCGGGCAGGTCGCAAGAAAAGCTGCTCGCGGTGCGCGACACGCTGCCCGCCGCGGCGCAGTCGTGGCCGCTGATCACCGCCGACGCATCGCAGCCCTCGTCGCTGAACGCGATGGCGGCGCGCACCCAGGTGGTGGTCACCACCGTGGGGCCCTACATCAAGTACGGGCTGCCGCTGGTGGCCGCCTGCGCGGCCGCAGGCACCGACTACGCCGACCTGACCGGCGAACCGATGTTCATCCGGCAAAGCATCGACCTGCACCACAAGCAGGCCATCGACACCGGCGCCCGCATCGTGCACTCGTGTGGATTCGATTCCATCCCTTCAGATCTCACGGTCTTCGCGTTGTACCGCAGGGTGCAGCAGGACGACGCGGGGCAGCTCGGCGACACCAACCTGGTGGTGCGGAAGTTCGCCGGTGGAGTGTCGGGGGGCACGGTCGCCTCGATGTTGGAGGTCATGCACACCGCCTCCACCGACCCGGAGGCCAGGCGGTTGATGGAGGACCCCTACACGCTGTACGACGATCGCGGCGCGGAGCCCGAACTCGGCGCGCAGCCCGACATGAGATGGCGTCGGGGTGCGGAGATCGCGCCGGAGCTCGACGGATACTGGACCGCCCCGTTCGTCATGGCATCGGTCAACACCCGAATCGTGCGGCGCAGCAACGCATTACTGGACTACGGTTACGGCAGGCGCTTCGA
This region includes:
- a CDS encoding saccharopine dehydrogenase family protein; the encoded protein is MSAAQRELDIVLYGATGFVGKLTAEYLARAAGDARIALAGRSQEKLLAVRDTLPAAAQSWPLITADASQPSSLNAMAARTQVVVTTVGPYIKYGLPLVAACAAAGTDYADLTGEPMFIRQSIDLHHKQAIDTGARIVHSCGFDSIPSDLTVFALYRRVQQDDAGQLGDTNLVVRKFAGGVSGGTVASMLEVMHTASTDPEARRLMEDPYTLYDDRGAEPELGAQPDMRWRRGAEIAPELDGYWTAPFVMASVNTRIVRRSNALLDYGYGRRFEYGEQMSVGRSIAAPVAAAVAAASNTAAMALGTRFFHRLPSKLVERVVPKPGTGPSERVREQGHYTVETYTTTTTGARYQATMSQQGDPGYKATSVLLGESGLALALDRDRLSDLRGVLTPAAAMGDALLSRFPAAGVSVRTDKLA